In candidate division TA06 bacterium, the following are encoded in one genomic region:
- a CDS encoding bifunctional methionine sulfoxide reductase B/A protein: MVAAVFLIASNGCAAPDAKHTKQEGEQEVNDKVVKTDAEWRKILTPEQYRVTRQGSTECAFTGELHDHRGAGVYKCVCCGLELFSSDGKFDSGTGWPSFLKPFRKENIVERLDNSLGVARTEILCSRCDAHLGHVFPDGPPPTGLRYCINSVALKFEKAEDHPNPARLETATFGAGCFWCTGALFQTLDGVKSVKVGYMGGHIKNPTYEQVCSGNTGHAEVAQIEYDPKKISFEELLDVFWEVHDPTSLNRQGPDVGTQYRSVIFYHTPQQKDAATRSIESLPKKLQEKIVTEIVPAGEFYEAENYHQDYYKNNPNASYCRLVIAPKLKKLR, from the coding sequence ATGGTCGCAGCAGTGTTTCTCATCGCATCCAACGGTTGTGCAGCACCGGATGCGAAACACACAAAGCAAGAGGGAGAGCAGGAGGTGAATGACAAGGTTGTGAAGACCGACGCCGAATGGCGGAAGATCCTGACCCCCGAGCAGTATCGCGTCACCCGGCAAGGAAGCACCGAATGTGCCTTTACCGGCGAGCTACACGATCACCGTGGTGCGGGTGTTTACAAGTGCGTCTGTTGCGGTCTTGAGTTGTTCAGTTCAGACGGCAAATTCGACTCAGGCACCGGGTGGCCAAGCTTCTTGAAGCCGTTCAGAAAAGAGAACATCGTTGAACGGCTGGACAACAGTCTGGGTGTGGCTCGGACAGAAATACTGTGCAGCCGCTGCGACGCACACCTTGGACATGTGTTTCCCGATGGTCCGCCTCCGACAGGGCTGCGGTACTGTATTAACTCGGTCGCTCTAAAATTCGAAAAGGCAGAGGACCATCCCAACCCGGCTCGGCTTGAGACCGCGACGTTCGGTGCTGGATGCTTCTGGTGCACCGGAGCATTGTTTCAAACTCTGGACGGGGTTAAGTCGGTGAAGGTCGGGTATATGGGTGGGCATATCAAGAATCCGACATATGAGCAGGTGTGTTCAGGAAACACCGGACACGCCGAAGTGGCGCAGATCGAATATGACCCAAAGAAGATCTCCTTTGAGGAACTTCTCGATGTGTTCTGGGAAGTACACGACCCGACCTCGTTGAACCGGCAGGGACCTGATGTAGGCACGCAGTACCGATCGGTCATCTTCTATCACACACCGCAGCAGAAAGACGCAGCTACCAGATCGATTGAATCCCTTCCGAAGAAGCTGCAAGAAAAGATTGTGACAGAAATCGTCCCAGCAGGCGAGTTCTACGAGGCCGAAAACTATCATCAGGACTACTACAAGAACAACCCCAACGCTTCCTATTGCCGTCTGGTCATCGCCCCGAAGTTGAAAAAACTGAGATG
- a CDS encoding GIY-YIG nuclease family protein, translating into MNKKQPAVYILASRRNGTLYTGVTTNLAKRVWEHKKDIIEGFTKKYGVHLLVYYELHDDIISAITREKQIKKWNRAWKLELIERKNPDWRDLWEELA; encoded by the coding sequence GTGAACAAGAAACAACCAGCCGTTTACATTCTCGCGAGCAGGCGCAACGGAACGCTCTACACCGGCGTGACTACCAACCTTGCCAAACGCGTCTGGGAACACAAAAAGGACATCATCGAAGGTTTCACAAAGAAGTACGGCGTGCACCTCCTGGTCTACTACGAGTTGCACGATGATATCATTTCTGCAATCACCAGGGAGAAGCAAATCAAGAAGTGGAACCGTGCGTGGAAGTTGGAGTTGATTGAAAGGAAGAATCCAGACTGGCGAGACCTGTGGGAAGAGTTGGCCTGA